The Ziziphus jujuba cultivar Dongzao chromosome 7, ASM3175591v1 genome includes a region encoding these proteins:
- the LOC107409658 gene encoding uncharacterized protein LOC107409658: MEGLQKAIRNISKYPNSGSSSSSSDNPLSKEGLSPALSSSDQSQVLINRPPRQVVSLNTCSKLCAICFAVGLVVGFTLKRRVRRWASKILKRLKDD; encoded by the exons ATGGAGGGATTGCAGAAAGCGATTCGCAATATATCTAAATACCCAAACTCgggctcttcttcttcatcctctGACAATCCACTTTCCAAAGAAGGTCTGTCTCCTGCTTTATCCTCCTCCGACCAATCTCAAGTTTTGATCAACAGACCTCCCAG ACAAGTGGTGTCACTAAATACGTGCTCAAAGCTTTGTGCAATTTGCTTTGCTGTTGGATTAGTTGTGGGTTTCACACTGAAGCGACGTGTCCGACGCTGGGCATCCAAAATTCTTAAGCGGTTGAAAGATGATTGA